CCAAAGTATCTTACTCACTTACTAAGAGTTTTATGGATGTTATTACTGCTCCGCCTCAGCATCGTCCGGTTCCATATCTGAAAACACGGTATCGGGAGGATACATTTCGGAAGAGGATGGATAAATGTCGGAAGGTAGCACCGTTTCGTGGGTGTCACGAACAGTCTCTTCACCTATAAAGCGGAAATAGTCATCAAATGAACCGGCTCCTTTCAGAAGCTGCTCAAAATTGCTCTTGCCAATCTCGACCGGACGCACCTCCGAAGGCATAGAGAAAGCCACATCACGCGCCAGGAGCGCACGATAATGATTAAGCTCTGCCTGATTGACAAACCCCTTGACTATCAACATTCCCAAACGACCGAAGTTCATGACTTCAAGATCGAAATCACGCACCACATAGGTTGAGAAGTTATGACGTGCCACATCATACAAAAGTTGATTGGGCGACAGAGAATCAGTCGAAAAGAGCAACACCAGATAATGAGGTTCGCCAGGGTCGAGACGGAACTCGATCTTCCCTGATTCCCCCAAGGCAAGTGCTACAGAATCGTTGGAAAGCCGGATTTCCCACAACATGCCTCGGGCATTGGTCCCGGACGACCGCAATCTCCTTCCCTCGTTCATTCCCTTATGCCATGATGCAGCCAAAGGGGCTATATCAGCATCGGGATAACGCTCAATAATGGTTTTCAGAACCTCATTGAACTCTGCGGGCCTGTCCTCAGTAACATAGGCAAGAGCATGAAGAAACATGAACTTAGGCATCAGGGGTGAAAGAGGGTAATCCTCAGCCATCTTCTCATATGCACGATGAACATAAAGATTGCGATCGGAAAGATAATCGGCATAAGCCTGTTCATATATGGACTCCTGCTCAGCCACCATGCCACGCACTCGGGAAATATAGGCCGGATCGCTCATCGCCTCTGCATATCGAGAATCAGGAAAATCCGAAATGATCTTTAACCGGAACTGCTCTGCAATCTCCTCTTGCCCCATACGCATATACATGAGATAGAGGTTATTGTATACATCAAGCCTGTATACATTATCGGGATATCGCGTCAAAAGCCTGTCCCACATCTTATGTGCGGCAGGATAATCCTCCATTTTATCCTTTAGGATCAGACCTGAATTGTATAGACCGTCCTGAATCACATCATTTGCCGTCACTTTCTGTACATCCGAAAGAGGTATCTGCCTGAGATAGTATTCCGGAGAGTGAGGATCATCGGCTCCACGACCTGAAGCAGAGTGAGATGTCCCTTCGGAGAGCGAGACATCATCGGAGACATCCTCCTGTTCATAGGGACTATCATCATCCTCTGTAAACGCAAAAGAGACCTTGTTACGCCTCCGCCAGTTGTCCTCAAGCTTTCTGGAGCCCCAGCGTCGCTGGAAGTCGGTGCGCCCGGCATTGCGGGCAGAGGCGTTGTAGAAGTACCATGACCTGTCGGTACTGAGAGAGAATTCCTGAGGAGCCATGCTTCCGGAAATCTCCATCTGCTCCCCTGCCGCTTCTCTGGCGGCAATATATTCTTCCCTGCGTGCATTTTCAGCCTCTTCTTGCTCTTTTCTGACAAGTCGGGATATAATTCCATTCACAACAGTCAAACGCTCGGATTCGGGCATTTCTGCAAGTCTCAGAAGAGAATCGTTGAGCGTTACATTCTGGGTGTATACAGCAAGTTCGTCAAGAAGATCCGACCGGCGTTTCATCCCCGCATATTCAGGATAAGTGTCAGGCA
The sequence above is drawn from the Duncaniella freteri genome and encodes:
- a CDS encoding tetratricopeptide repeat protein, which codes for MKSILCNIVSRHPSGVAIILAVAVAMAAGGCSTRKNTAASRNYQAFITRYNVYFNGDQHYKETLKEMESVYEDDYSGPYILHPAEAYNVPAAPQPTGSFTRSIEKAQKAIQLHSIKKRPRRTPGRRNDPEYRKWLKREEYNPFLHNAWMMMGRSQYMNGDFLGAAATFYYVSRHFSWLDATVTEARLWEARCYCALDWLYEAEVIISRISDSKLESKLLRELHSFVSADFYVRSHMYDRAIPHLSEAARMASKPQKTRLYFILGRVCAEAGRKKEAYQAYRKAGSGVGASYRARFNARIKQSEVYDGAAIASEVNALRRLTRYGSNRDYLDQIYYAIANLYLSRGDTVNAITNYELAAERSTRNGIDKAISQATLGGLYYDLGQYDKAQFCYSEAVPQLPDTYPEYAGMKRRSDLLDELAVYTQNVTLNDSLLRLAEMPESERLTVVNGIISRLVRKEQEEAENARREEYIAAREAAGEQMEISGSMAPQEFSLSTDRSWYFYNASARNAGRTDFQRRWGSRKLEDNWRRRNKVSFAFTEDDDSPYEQEDVSDDVSLSEGTSHSASGRGADDPHSPEYYLRQIPLSDVQKVTANDVIQDGLYNSGLILKDKMEDYPAAHKMWDRLLTRYPDNVYRLDVYNNLYLMYMRMGQEEIAEQFRLKIISDFPDSRYAEAMSDPAYISRVRGMVAEQESIYEQAYADYLSDRNLYVHRAYEKMAEDYPLSPLMPKFMFLHALAYVTEDRPAEFNEVLKTIIERYPDADIAPLAASWHKGMNEGRRLRSSGTNARGMLWEIRLSNDSVALALGESGKIEFRLDPGEPHYLVLLFSTDSLSPNQLLYDVARHNFSTYVVRDFDLEVMNFGRLGMLIVKGFVNQAELNHYRALLARDVAFSMPSEVRPVEIGKSNFEQLLKGAGSFDDYFRFIGEETVRDTHETVLPSDIYPSSSEMYPPDTVFSDMEPDDAEAEQ